A single region of the Triticum dicoccoides isolate Atlit2015 ecotype Zavitan chromosome 2B, WEW_v2.0, whole genome shotgun sequence genome encodes:
- the LOC119363942 gene encoding uncharacterized GPI-anchored protein At1g61900-like, with the protein MGPAGRLSVAAALLSCLCLHGLLGNSGQAFAQGPPVLHRIDHAEEDDDSGGLMPELSPTGSPQPFVPFLAPAPLAPFYNNSTPKLSGKCSLNFTAINGLMTTTAVDCFASFAPFLANVICCPQLQATLTILIGQSSKQTGSLALDPTLANYCLSDVQQLLMSQGASDDLRSICSVHLSNATEGSCPVSTVDAFESVVDSSKLLEACRKVDPVNECCSQTCQSAISDAARKISSKDAALTSDTASPKVDSCRNVVLRWLSSRLEPSSATKMLRQISNCNVNGVCPLSFPDTSKVAKECGGTVKNITVCCKAMDSYVSHLQKQSFITNLQALNCASVLGAKLQDMKVSTNVYSSCQVTLKDFSLQVGSQESGCLLPSMPSDASFDPSSGISFTCDLNDNIAAPWSPSLQASASTCNKSAAPGPIIPERPAATSAQNGVNHNRLELSLAVCFGALVATILLQV; encoded by the exons ATGGGACCCGCAGGCCGGCTGTCCGTGGCGGCCGCTCTCCTCTCCTGCCTAT GTTTACATGGGCTGTTGGGGAATTCCGGGCAGGCATTTGCTCAGGGCCCGCCGGTGCTCCACCGGATCGACCACGCGGAGGAAGATGACGACAGCGGCGGCCTCATGCCGGAGCTCTCGCCCACCGGCTCCCCCCAGCCCttcgtccccttcctcgcgcctGCCCCTCTCGCGCCCTTCTACAACAACTCTACGCCCAAGTTGTCAG GCAAATGCTCACTGAACTTCACTGCCATCAATGGCCTGATGACCACCACGGCCGTCGATTGCTTCGCCTCATTCGCTCCGTTCCTCGCCAATGTCATCTGCTGTCCCCAGCTCCAGGCCACTCTCACCATCCTCATAGGACAGTCCAGCAAGCAGACGGGGTCCCTCGCTTTGGATCCCACTCTTGCCAACTACTGTCTCTCTGACGTCCAGCAGCTGCTCATGAGCCAGGGCGCGAGTGATGATCTCCGCAGCATTTGCTCCGTCCACCTCTCCAATGCCACCGAGGGGTCGTGCCCCGTTAGCACCGTTGATGCGTTTGAGAGCGTCGTCGACTCATCAAAGCTCCTCGAGGCCTGCCGGAAGGTCGATCCTGTTAACGAGTGCTGCAGCCAGACATGCCAGAGTGCTATAAGTGATGCTGCCCGCAAAATCTCTTCCAAGGACGCTGCGTTGACAAGCGACACTGCCAGTCCCAAAGTTGACAGTTGCAGGAACGTTGTACTTAGATGGTTATCCAGCAGGCTTGAGCCATCATCCGCAACCAAAATGCTCAGGCAGATATCAAACTGTAATGTCAATGGAG TTTGCCCACTAAGCTTCCCAGACACAAGTAAGGTTGCAAAGGAGTGTGGTGGTACAGTTAAAAACATTACTGTATGCTGCAAGGCGATGGACAGTTACGTATCTCACTTGCAAAAGCAAAGTTTCATAACAAATTTGCAAGCTTTGAATTGTGCCTCAGTCCTTGGGGCAAAATTACAAGATATGAAGGTCAGCACAAATGTTTATAGCTCATGCCAAGTAACATTGAAGGATTTCTCACTTCAAG TTGGATCTCAAG AATCTGGATGCCTTCTTCCAAGTATGCCCTCTGATGCATCATTTGACCCTTCTTCTGGGATTAGTTTCACATGTGATCTGAATGATAACATAGCTGCCCCATGGTCGCCTTCTTTGCAAGCATCGGCTTCGACATGCAATAAAT CGGCTGCTCCTGGACCTATAATCCCAGAGAGGCCTGCAGCAACATCGGCGCAAAACG GTGTCAACCACAACAGACTGGAGCTTAGCCTAGCCGTCTGCTTTGGCGCCCTTGTGGCCACTATTTTACTGCAAGTCTAG